In one window of Tumebacillus algifaecis DNA:
- a CDS encoding MDR family MFS transporter → MESLSEKQKVTIMIALMASMFFAAINQTLVSTAMPRIIAILGGMEYYSWVIMIYMLTSTVATVLVGKLSDIYGRKPFLLFGIVVFMLGSFLTGLSNDIFQMITYRGIQGLGGGVLMSVTTMAVGDLFAPRERAKWTGLMMAIFGFSSVIGPTLGGVIIDYMDWKWLYWMFLPLGFVAMIMIWRMFPKKGNVQNESIDYGGSFFLSLAIVSLLLGFSWAGTKYAWASAEILGLFGAAVVFAVILILIERKVKSPVLPLSLFRNGIVTISNSVGFLMNAGMMGAMVYLPFFVQGVEGLTPTQSGFVNMPMSITMIVLSGLVGRWMSKSGKYKRYAITGILFMIIGMLMMVYMNSIVMAVASMCVFGLGLGLSMPVFTLTVQNAVPMNQLGVATSTATLFRNLGGTIGIAVLGSVMNATLTRNLEKSMAEGAGVDLSQADPQVVERLAPYLNPQILLDQPKLESMQAAMPQEMLTLFNQMISMLRSVLADTLSTVFLYGSGLLVVALLLVFFLKEIPLRSSQKGSSDSDVVQMKGKEIEANS, encoded by the coding sequence ATGGAGAGTTTATCGGAAAAACAAAAAGTTACCATCATGATTGCATTAATGGCCTCAATGTTCTTTGCAGCCATCAATCAGACGCTCGTCAGTACCGCGATGCCAAGGATCATCGCGATTTTGGGAGGAATGGAGTACTATTCCTGGGTGATCATGATTTATATGCTCACCTCTACTGTAGCGACCGTATTGGTCGGGAAGCTGTCCGATATTTATGGACGAAAGCCGTTTCTGCTGTTCGGTATCGTTGTGTTCATGTTGGGTTCGTTCCTGACGGGGTTATCAAATGATATTTTCCAAATGATCACCTATCGTGGGATTCAAGGTTTAGGCGGCGGGGTGCTCATGTCGGTTACGACCATGGCTGTAGGCGACCTGTTCGCGCCTCGTGAACGAGCGAAATGGACCGGACTCATGATGGCGATTTTCGGTTTTTCCAGCGTCATCGGGCCAACTTTAGGCGGAGTCATTATAGATTATATGGATTGGAAATGGTTGTACTGGATGTTCCTGCCGCTGGGCTTTGTCGCGATGATCATGATCTGGCGCATGTTCCCCAAGAAAGGGAACGTTCAAAATGAATCGATCGATTACGGGGGATCGTTCTTCTTATCCTTGGCCATTGTCTCACTGCTGTTAGGCTTTTCTTGGGCAGGCACGAAATATGCGTGGGCTTCGGCTGAAATCCTCGGTTTGTTTGGCGCAGCGGTCGTTTTTGCCGTCATCCTGATTTTGATCGAACGGAAAGTGAAAAGTCCAGTATTACCACTGTCATTATTTAGGAACGGCATTGTGACCATCTCCAACTCGGTTGGTTTTCTCATGAATGCAGGCATGATGGGAGCGATGGTTTACCTGCCTTTCTTTGTACAAGGCGTGGAAGGGTTAACCCCGACGCAATCTGGATTCGTAAATATGCCGATGTCGATAACGATGATCGTGCTTAGCGGATTGGTCGGCCGTTGGATGTCCAAATCGGGCAAATACAAACGCTACGCAATCACTGGGATTCTCTTCATGATCATCGGGATGCTGATGATGGTTTACATGAACAGCATTGTGATGGCAGTGGCAAGTATGTGCGTATTCGGCTTGGGCCTTGGCCTGAGCATGCCAGTCTTCACATTGACCGTTCAGAATGCGGTCCCGATGAATCAATTGGGAGTTGCAACCTCTACTGCCACCTTGTTCCGTAATTTGGGCGGGACGATCGGGATCGCGGTGCTTGGTTCTGTCATGAACGCTACACTCACCCGAAACTTAGAAAAATCAATGGCTGAAGGGGCGGGCGTGGACCTGTCGCAAGCAGATCCGCAGGTTGTTGAACGCTTGGCACCGTACCTCAATCCGCAAATCTTGCTCGACCAACCGAAACTTGAGTCGATGCAAGCAGCGATGCCACAAGAAATGCTCACTTTGTTTAATCAAATGATCAGCATGTTGCGTAGCGTATTAGCCGACACCTTATCCACCGTGTTTCTTTATGGATCGGGGTTGCTGGTGGTGGCGTTGCTCCTCGTGTTCTTCTTGAAAGAAATCCCGCTACGATCTTCGCAAAAAGGTTCGTCCGACTCTGATGTCGTGCAGATGAAAGGAAAAGAAATCGAAGCGAATTCGTAG
- a CDS encoding NAD(P)H-dependent flavin oxidoreductase produces MMHTPFTQKLQIRHPIVQAPMAGGPTTPDLIAAVSNAGGLGNLGAGYLTPQQIGQAIREVKERTDHPFGVNLFVPEPFIESAEEIHQVTNHLNAYRVQLGITQNPNISNYAESFEEQVQAVLDGKVPVCSFTFGIPESRIIKALKQRGTLVIGTATTVEEAIRLEAAGVDAIVAQGSEAGGHRGAFLNQPIEPLVGTMALVPQMVDAVSLPVIAAGGIMDGRGLAASLALGASAVQMGTAFLACTESGAHPAYKQKVLVAHEDETVITHVYSGKAARGIITDFVKDMDQYSGAIPPYPIQNALTRDIRQAAAKANNPEYMSLWAGQGVRQATDRSAAEIVQHTVEQAIAVLNRMPLNS; encoded by the coding sequence ATGATGCATACACCATTTACTCAGAAACTCCAAATTCGTCATCCGATCGTTCAAGCGCCTATGGCCGGTGGCCCAACAACCCCCGATTTGATCGCGGCCGTCTCTAACGCAGGTGGATTGGGCAATTTAGGCGCGGGATACCTCACGCCGCAACAAATTGGACAAGCGATTCGAGAGGTCAAGGAGCGGACGGATCATCCGTTTGGTGTAAATTTGTTTGTACCAGAGCCATTCATAGAATCCGCAGAAGAGATTCATCAGGTGACAAACCATCTCAATGCTTATCGTGTGCAGCTGGGTATTACGCAAAATCCTAATATCTCCAACTATGCAGAATCGTTTGAGGAGCAGGTCCAAGCGGTATTGGATGGGAAAGTGCCTGTATGCAGTTTTACGTTTGGTATCCCAGAATCACGGATCATTAAGGCTCTTAAGCAGCGAGGAACTCTGGTGATCGGGACGGCAACAACTGTTGAAGAAGCCATTCGACTGGAAGCGGCAGGAGTGGATGCTATTGTCGCCCAAGGAAGCGAAGCCGGAGGGCACAGAGGCGCTTTTCTGAACCAACCGATCGAACCGCTCGTTGGCACCATGGCGCTTGTTCCGCAGATGGTAGACGCTGTGTCGCTACCTGTAATTGCTGCTGGAGGCATTATGGATGGACGCGGACTCGCCGCAAGTCTGGCGTTAGGCGCGTCGGCTGTACAAATGGGAACAGCATTTTTGGCTTGCACCGAAAGTGGGGCGCACCCAGCATACAAGCAGAAGGTGCTTGTGGCACATGAGGACGAGACCGTTATAACCCATGTCTATTCGGGCAAAGCTGCGCGAGGCATCATCACAGATTTTGTGAAGGATATGGATCAATACTCCGGTGCGATTCCTCCTTATCCGATTCAAAATGCCCTGACACGCGACATTCGCCAGGCAGCCGCAAAAGCAAACAATCCGGAGTATATGTCCCTTTGGGCGGGACAAGGCGTCCGACAGGCTACGGACCGCTCCGCAGCCGAGATTGTTCAGCATACTGTTGAACAGGCGATTGCCGTTTTGAACCGTATGCCTTTGAATTCGTAA
- a CDS encoding GNAT family N-acetyltransferase, with protein sequence MIRPARKEDVQPAIALIYATIGNIGNTLAGTDDPVEVTRVLESFFIQEGNRLSYENTLIKEQEGQVVGVLVSYLGSQTYKLDQPFLDRLIAQTGDPTLTITKEAKDDEYYLDTIAVASAYEGRGFGTELMRAFEDKARLEGQQRLALLVEQNNERARRLYEKRGFLADESLTVSGYLFDHMVKPLF encoded by the coding sequence ATGATCCGACCAGCTCGCAAAGAAGACGTCCAACCTGCCATCGCACTGATCTACGCCACGATCGGAAATATCGGCAACACGCTCGCCGGAACTGACGACCCGGTAGAAGTGACTCGGGTGTTGGAAAGTTTCTTCATTCAAGAAGGCAACCGTCTCAGCTACGAGAACACCCTGATCAAAGAACAAGAAGGACAAGTCGTCGGCGTTCTCGTCTCCTATCTGGGGAGCCAAACGTACAAGTTGGATCAACCGTTTCTCGATCGTCTGATCGCACAAACGGGCGACCCGACGCTTACGATCACCAAAGAAGCGAAAGATGATGAATACTACCTCGATACGATCGCAGTCGCCTCTGCCTATGAGGGACGTGGGTTCGGTACCGAACTGATGCGAGCGTTTGAAGACAAAGCGCGCTTGGAAGGACAGCAACGGTTAGCTTTGCTCGTTGAACAAAACAATGAGCGAGCTCGCCGTTTATATGAGAAAAGAGGTTTTCTGGCCGATGAATCACTCACAGTAAGTGGTTACCTGTTCGATCATATGGTGAAACCACTTTTCTAA
- a CDS encoding MarR family winged helix-turn-helix transcriptional regulator — MNSDSNKCVAHSNENAAQLMEVFSRFAKADWRKSTRWGLKASEVRVLLAIKKRNDQGMDRGISVSELSKILQVTSPTVTQMINSLIKGGYILRSIHPTDRRISEITLTEKGEQIAQEAMSEFRAIFTGLIDHLGKEQSDQLISILNQAIDYLQNVNKTGND, encoded by the coding sequence ATGAACAGTGATTCAAATAAATGTGTGGCCCATTCAAATGAAAATGCGGCTCAATTGATGGAAGTTTTCTCTCGATTCGCGAAGGCAGACTGGCGGAAGTCAACAAGATGGGGTCTCAAAGCTAGTGAAGTACGTGTCCTCCTCGCGATTAAAAAACGAAATGATCAGGGAATGGACAGGGGCATTTCGGTTTCAGAACTGAGCAAGATCTTGCAAGTCACCTCCCCAACCGTCACCCAAATGATAAATAGTTTGATCAAAGGCGGGTATATTCTTCGTTCCATCCATCCGACCGATCGTAGGATATCAGAAATCACCTTGACGGAAAAAGGTGAGCAGATCGCCCAGGAAGCCATGTCCGAATTCCGAGCCATTTTTACTGGACTGATCGACCATTTAGGCAAAGAACAGTCTGATCAATTAATCAGCATTCTAAACCAAGCGATTGATTATTTACAAAATGTAAATAAAACAGGCAATGATTGA
- a CDS encoding methyl-accepting chemotaxis protein: MKLTIRQKLLLGLGSSLLFTILSAWLMFISLDRVKMTFEEYADLNARKLSLAQEIQYKDLSRSFSVRGLLLSPNNLTEQKRYAQDLEEIIQLATEIEPLLSTAPEKEIFEDLNQKADSLDSLETQIIDLSSTDLSLATVMYEGEYTLTHKLFADKLQEFKEIQYRQNAQALAETQKLIQTRSYFALGFAIFALVAGSIMIARIARSIIRPLMNVVTKMRELSGNAGDLTVRFENTGRDELGQLASAFNSMLDTMQSLIRKTVLTTEQVAAASEQLSASAAETSEASEHIAVTIQDVAEGSYKQVQSIEQSSQLIEELSAGAQQIASYATDVSHSATHASQLATEGNTAIQTAITQMSSINSTMHVLADEVEKLGGNSQRIGEIVTVISDIAEQTNLLALNAAIEAARAGEHGRGFAVVAGEVRKLAEGTTRSAKQISELATEIQSNSKQTIRTMETSSAEVAAGITQVDQAGASFQEINHAVQAVSLQIQKVSAAVQQMYAGTEQAVQSIDAIANITNETSIAAHNVSAGAEEQLASMEEIRASAEHLAQTSEELQVLIGKFHV, encoded by the coding sequence ATGAAACTCACCATACGCCAAAAACTCCTTCTCGGGCTCGGCTCCTCCCTTTTGTTTACGATTCTGTCTGCATGGCTGATGTTTATCTCCCTTGATCGAGTCAAAATGACGTTTGAGGAATATGCGGATCTCAATGCCCGCAAACTATCGCTCGCCCAAGAAATTCAATACAAAGACTTATCCCGATCCTTCTCCGTGCGCGGCTTGTTGCTCAGCCCCAATAATCTCACTGAACAAAAGCGATATGCGCAAGACTTAGAAGAGATCATTCAACTCGCCACGGAGATCGAACCGTTGCTCTCAACCGCACCGGAAAAGGAAATCTTTGAGGATTTAAATCAAAAAGCCGATTCACTAGACTCGCTGGAAACGCAAATCATCGATCTGTCCAGCACAGATCTTTCACTTGCTACCGTTATGTATGAAGGTGAATACACGCTGACTCACAAATTGTTCGCAGATAAACTGCAAGAATTCAAAGAAATCCAGTATCGGCAAAACGCACAGGCTTTAGCTGAGACGCAGAAACTGATCCAGACACGTTCCTATTTCGCGCTCGGTTTTGCGATTTTCGCCTTGGTGGCCGGCAGTATCATGATTGCCCGCATCGCCCGCTCGATCATTCGGCCGTTGATGAATGTCGTAACGAAAATGCGCGAGTTGTCGGGCAACGCAGGCGACTTGACCGTTCGCTTCGAGAACACCGGGCGAGATGAGCTAGGCCAACTGGCCTCCGCCTTCAATTCCATGCTCGACACGATGCAAAGCTTGATTCGCAAAACGGTTCTCACCACCGAGCAAGTGGCTGCCGCTTCGGAACAGTTGTCGGCAAGTGCGGCTGAGACCAGCGAAGCATCGGAACACATTGCGGTGACTATCCAAGATGTTGCAGAAGGCTCCTACAAGCAGGTTCAAAGTATCGAACAGAGCTCACAGCTCATTGAGGAACTATCTGCTGGTGCCCAACAGATCGCATCATATGCAACCGATGTCTCGCATAGCGCCACGCACGCTTCCCAACTCGCGACAGAGGGCAACACAGCCATTCAAACGGCAATTACTCAGATGAGTTCGATTAACTCCACCATGCATGTCTTAGCTGACGAAGTGGAGAAGCTTGGCGGAAATTCACAACGCATCGGTGAGATCGTCACCGTGATCTCAGACATCGCGGAGCAAACGAACCTCTTGGCACTAAACGCTGCGATTGAAGCGGCGCGGGCTGGTGAGCATGGTCGTGGCTTTGCCGTCGTAGCAGGTGAAGTTCGTAAGCTTGCAGAAGGTACCACACGCTCCGCCAAACAGATTTCGGAATTGGCAACAGAGATTCAGTCGAACTCGAAGCAAACGATTCGCACGATGGAAACCAGCTCGGCCGAGGTCGCAGCAGGCATCACGCAAGTCGATCAGGCTGGAGCGTCATTCCAAGAGATTAATCACGCGGTGCAAGCGGTCAGCCTCCAGATTCAAAAAGTATCGGCAGCCGTCCAACAAATGTATGCCGGTACGGAGCAAGCCGTGCAATCGATCGATGCGATTGCCAACATCACAAACGAAACGTCGATAGCTGCGCACAACGTATCGGCCGGAGCCGAAGAGCAACTGGCCTCGATGGAAGAGATTCGCGCCTCTGCTGAACACCTCGCGCAAACTTCGGAAGAATTACAAGTGCTGATTGGTAAATTTCATGTCTAG